CTTGATCACCATCGGCCGCTCAACGATGCGGTTGACGCCGACTATCGCGACTTCCGGCAGGTTCAGCACCGGGGTGCTGACGATCCCGCCCAGCGCACCGAGGCTGGTCAGGGTGATGGTCGAGCCTGACAGCTCGTCGCGGCTGGCCTTGCCATTGCGCGCAGCCGTGGCCAAACGTGCGATTTCCTCGGCATTGCCCCACAGGCTACGGGCTTCGGCATGCCGCACCACTGGCACCATCAGGCCCACGTCGCTTTGGGTGGCGACCCCCACATGCACCGCGCCAAAGCGGGTGATGACCTGGTTTTCGTCGTCGTAACGCGCGTTGATCTGCGGGAAATCGCGCAACGCCACGACCATGGCGCGCACGATAAACGGCAGCAGGGTCAGCTTGCCGCGTGCAGCGCCGTGCTTCTCATTGAGGTGCACACGCAGCTCGTCGAGGGCTGTGACGTCGATTTCTTCCACATAGCTGAAATGCGCAGCACGGCGGGTGGCGTCCTGCATGCGCTGGGCGATCTTGCGGCGCATGCCGATCACCGGGATCTGTTCCTCGGTGTTGCGCTCGGCGTAGGGGTTGGCGCCTGTGGAAGGTTTGGCCGCGCCTTGTTGCAGGTAGGCGTCGAGGTCTTCGTGCAGAATCCGGCCCGCCGGGCCCGTGCCCTGCACCAGGCGCAACTGAATGCCCGCATCCAGGGCGTGCTTGCGCACGGCGGGGGAGGCCAGGGGGCGTTCGTCGGCCTCGCGGGCGACGGGTGCCGCAGCGGGTTTCACGACGGGCTTACTCTCAACCACGGGGGCCGGCTTGGCCTCAACGACGGGCGCAGCCTTGGCGGCCTCCTGCACCACTGGCGCATCCTTGGCGTTACCGGCGCCTTCCACTTCAATACTGATCAAAATACTGCCCACGGCCATGACTTCACCCGGCTCGCCGCCGAGGGAAATCACCTTGCCGTGCACCGGCGAGGGAATGTCCACCATCGCCTTGTCGGTCATCACATCCGCCAGCACCTGGTCTTCTACCACCAGGTCGCCGACCTTCACGTGCCATACCGACAGTTCAACTTCCGCGATGCCTTCGCCAATGTCCGGCATCTTGATAACGTGCGTGCCCATTCAGACCTCCATAACCCGTTTCAACGCCGCGCCCACTCGGGACGGCCCTGGGAAATACGCCCACTCCTGCGCGTGCGGGTAGGGCGTGTCCCAACCGGTCACGCGTTCGATCGGCGCTTCCAGGTGGTGGAAGCAATGCTCTTGCACCAGCGACACCAACTCGGCACCAAAGCCGCAGGTGCGGGTGGCTTCATGCACCACCACGCAACGGCCGGTCTTTTTCACCGATTTGACGATGGTTTCCAGGTCCAGCGGCCACAGGCTGCGCAGGTCGATGACTTCGGCGTCGATGCCGGTTTCTTCGGCGGCAACTTGCGACACATACACCGTGGTGCCGTAGGTCAGCACGGTCACAGCCGAGCCCGGGCGCACGATGGCGGCCACGTCCAGCGGCACGGTGTAGTAACCGTCCGGCACTTGCGCTTGCGGGTGTTTCGACCACGGGGTTACCGGGCGGTCGTGATGGCCATCGAACGGGCCGTTGTACAGGCGTTTTGGCTCGAGGAAGATCACCGGGTCGTCGTTTTCAATCGAGGCGATCAGCAGGCCCTTGGCGTCATACGGGTTGGACGGCATCACGGTGCGCAGGCCGCAGACTTGGGTGAACACCGCTTCGATGCTCTGGCTGTGGGTCTGGCCGCCATAAATGCCGCCGCCGCAGGGCATGCGCATGGTCAGCGGCGCGGTGAACTGGCCGGCCGAACGATAACGCAGGCGCGCCGCTTCGGAGATGATCTGGTCGGTGGCGGGGTAGACGTAGTCGGCGAACTGGATTTCCGCCACCGGGCGCAGGCCATAGGCACCCATGCCGACCGCGACGCCGACGATGCCGCTTTCCGAGATCGGCGCGTCGAATACCCGCGAGCTGCCGTATTTGGTCTGCAAGCCTTCGGTGCAACGGAACACGCCGCCGAAGTAGCCGACGTCCTGGCCGAACACCACCACATTGTCGTCACGTTCGAGCATCACATCCATGGCCGAGCGCAGGGCCTGGATCATGGTCATGGTGGTGGTGGTCATGGCGGTTTCCAATTCGATACTGCTGTTGTGATCGTTCATGTCAGATCCCCAACTCTTGACGCTGGCGCTTCAAGTGCTCCGGCATCTCTTTATAGACGTCTTCGAACATGGTCGCGGCGCTTGGAATCTGGCCGCCGGCGAGGGTGCCGTACTGTTCGGCTTCTTTCTGCGCCTTGACCACTTCGGCTTCAAGTTCGGCACTGACCGCCGCGTGTTCCTCTTCGGACCACTGGCCACTCTTGATCAGGTGCTGCTTGAGGCGGGCAATCGGGTCGCCCAGCGGGAAGTGGCTCCAGTCATCCGCCGGGCGGTACTTGGAGGGGTCATCCGAGGTGGAGTGCGGGCCGGCGCGGTAGGTGACCCATTCGATCAGGGTTGGCCCCAGGTTGCGGCGCGCACGCTCGGCCGCCCAGGCGGAGGCGGCGTACACCGCGATAAAGTCGTTGCCGTCCACCCGCAGCGAGGCGATGCCGCAACCGACGCCGCGTCCGGCGAAGGTAGTGGCTTCACCGCCGGCAATCGCCTGGAAGGTGGAGATCGCCCACTGGTTATTGACCACGTTGAGAATCACCGGTGCGCGGTACACATGGGCGAAGGTGAGGGCGGTGTGGAAGTCCGATTCGGCGGTGGCACCGTCGCCGATCCAGGCGGAAGCAATTTTGGTGTCGCCCTTGATCGCCGAGGCCATGCCCCAGCCCACGCCTTGTACGAATTGGGTGGCGAGGTTGCCGGAAATAGTGAAGAAGCCGGCGTCCTTGACCGAATACATGATCGGCAGCTGGCGCCCCTTGAGCGGGTCGCGTTCGTTGGACAGCAACTGGCAGATCAGGTCCACCAGCGGCACTTCGCGGGCCATCAGGATGCTTTGCTGGCGGTAGGTGGGGAAGCACATGTCGTCGATGTTCAAGGCCAGGGCCTGGGCGCTGCCGATGGCTTCTTCGCCGAGGCTTTGCATGTAGAACGACATTTTTTTCTGACGCTGGGCGACCACCATGCGGTTGTCGAAGATCCTGGTCTTGAGCATGGCACGCATGCCTTTGCGCAGAATCTCCACGGGCACGCCTTCGGCCCACGGCCCCAGGGCCTGGCCCTGGTCGTCGAGCACGCGGATCAGGCCCTTGGCCAGGTCGGCGGTGTCGGCGGGTTCTACGTCGATGGCGGGTTTGCGCACCAGGCCCGCGTCCGTCAGGCGCAGGTAGGTAAAGTCGGTCTTGCAGCCTGGGCGGCCCGAGGGTTCGGGAACGTGCAGGCGCAGTGGTGCATACGGCTGGTTCATGGCTTTCTACGCTCGATCTTGTGAATTTCTTGTAGTGGGCGCGCTAGCTGGCAGTCAGTCTTCGGGTAGAAGAAATCTTGTCCTACAACAATCATAGGCGTGGCGTAGAAGAATATTTATCTGTGTTTCGTTGCGCTCAAGACCATTTGCGGATAAAAAAACTGCATAAACATAATAAACAGGTGATTTTGTCTCATGCGCAAACTGGACCGTACCGATATCGGCATTCTCAACGCTCTGCAGGAGAATGCCCGCATCACCAACGCCGACCTGGCCCGCTCGGTCAACCTGTCGCCCACGCCGTGTTTCAACCGGGTGAAGGCAATGGAAGAATTGGGCCTGATTCGCGACCAGGTCACGCTGCTCGACGCCGATTTGCTGGGGCTGCATGTGAATGTGTTCATTCATGTGAGCCTGGAAAAGCAGAACGAGCTGGCGCTACAGCAGTTTGAAGGGGCAATTTCGGACCGGCCCGAGGTGATGGAGTGTTACCTGATGGCCGGCGACCCGGACTACCTGATCCGCGTGCTGGTGCCGACGATCCAGTCGCTGGAGCGCTTCATGATGGACTTTTTGACCAAGGTGCCGGGGGTGGCCAACATCCGCTCGAGTTTTGCGCTCAAGCAGGTGCGCTACAAGACCGCGCTGCCGCTGCCGGCCAATGGCATCAGCCTGGGTGCCTGATTTCGGCCGCCACGCCTTACAAATGTGGGAGCGGGCTTGCTCGCGAATACGGTGTATCAGCCAGCTAATTCAGTGCCTGGCACACTGTATTCGCGAGCAAGCCCGCTCCCACATTGGGTTATGTATTTTCAAAGTTGGTTAAGCGGGATCTTCAGGTAAGTCACCCCATTGCCCTCCGCCGGCGGCATATTCCCCGCCCGCACATTCACCTGGATCGCCGGCAGCAGCAGTGTCGGCATCCCCAGCCCGGCATCGCGTTTCGTGCGCATCTGCACAAACGCCGCCTCATCCACCCCATCATGCACATGGATATTCCCCGCGCGCTGTTGCGCAACAGTGGTCAGGCACTTGGCCTCACGGCCCTCTGGCGGATAGTCATGGCACACGTACAGCCGGGTTTCAGTCGGGAAGGCCAGCAACTTGCGCATCGACGCATACAACTGCCGCGCATCGCCGCCAGGGAAATCGCAGCGCGCCGTGCCCACGTCGGGCATGAAGAGGGTGTCGCCCACCAGGATCAACCGGCCATCGATCAGGTAGGCCATGTCCGCCGGTGTGTGCCCAGGCACGTGCAGGGCCTGGGCTTGCAGGTTGCCGATATGGAAGATTTCATCCGGCGCAAACAAATGATCGAACTGCGAGCCATCCACGCGAAATTCCGGCTCCAGGTTGAACAGGTGCTTGAACACATCCTGCACCTTGCTGATCGACTGGCCGATAGCGATCTTGCCGCCGAGCGTGCGCCGCAGGTACGGCGCGGCGGACAGATGGTCGGCGTGGGCGTGGGTTTCCAGCAGCCATTGCACCTGCAGGCGGTGCTCCTGCACAAACGCGATGACTTTGTCGGCCTGGGCCGTATCGGTGCGCCCCGAGGCCGGGTCGTAGTTGAGCACCGAATCGACAATGGCGCAGGGGCCGCCGTCCGCTTCATAGACGACGTAGGTGTAGGTCGACGATGCCTCGTCCAGAAAGTCTTGAATCAACGCTGGCATGGCGGCGGTTCCTGCTGTGGAAAAGAAAGCTGAGGAAAAAAGTAGTTACAATCAGTTTATGTTTACACATAATGTTTTGAGCTTAAGTGAGATAAAGGACCCGAGGCAAATGGAATCTACTCTGAGTGAGGGCGAAGTCGCCCAGTTGCGCGCATCGGCGTCCAAGGCTTGCTCCTTGCTCAAGGCGCTGGCGAATGAGGACCGCTTGTTGATTCTCTGCCAGCTCACCCAGGGCGAGCGCAACGTCGGCGAGTTGGAAACCATGACCGGCGTGCGTCAGCCCACGCTGTCTCAACAGTTGGGCATCCTGCGTGACGAAGGGTTGGTTGCCACCCGTCGGGAAGGTAAATACATCTTCTACGGGCTGGCCAGCCATGAAGTGATTCAAGTGATGAAGACCTTGTCCGGGCTG
The genomic region above belongs to Pseudomonas poae and contains:
- a CDS encoding dihydrolipoamide acetyltransferase family protein, giving the protein MGTHVIKMPDIGEGIAEVELSVWHVKVGDLVVEDQVLADVMTDKAMVDIPSPVHGKVISLGGEPGEVMAVGSILISIEVEGAGNAKDAPVVQEAAKAAPVVEAKPAPVVESKPVVKPAAAPVAREADERPLASPAVRKHALDAGIQLRLVQGTGPAGRILHEDLDAYLQQGAAKPSTGANPYAERNTEEQIPVIGMRRKIAQRMQDATRRAAHFSYVEEIDVTALDELRVHLNEKHGAARGKLTLLPFIVRAMVVALRDFPQINARYDDENQVITRFGAVHVGVATQSDVGLMVPVVRHAEARSLWGNAEEIARLATAARNGKASRDELSGSTITLTSLGALGGIVSTPVLNLPEVAIVGVNRIVERPMVIKGQIVIRKMMNLSSSFDHRVVDGMDAAQFIQAIRGLLEQPASLFLE
- a CDS encoding alpha-ketoacid dehydrogenase subunit beta translates to MNDHNSSIELETAMTTTTMTMIQALRSAMDVMLERDDNVVVFGQDVGYFGGVFRCTEGLQTKYGSSRVFDAPISESGIVGVAVGMGAYGLRPVAEIQFADYVYPATDQIISEAARLRYRSAGQFTAPLTMRMPCGGGIYGGQTHSQSIEAVFTQVCGLRTVMPSNPYDAKGLLIASIENDDPVIFLEPKRLYNGPFDGHHDRPVTPWSKHPQAQVPDGYYTVPLDVAAIVRPGSAVTVLTYGTTVYVSQVAAEETGIDAEVIDLRSLWPLDLETIVKSVKKTGRCVVVHEATRTCGFGAELVSLVQEHCFHHLEAPIERVTGWDTPYPHAQEWAYFPGPSRVGAALKRVMEV
- a CDS encoding 3-methyl-2-oxobutanoate dehydrogenase (2-methylpropanoyl-transferring) subunit alpha; the protein is MNQPYAPLRLHVPEPSGRPGCKTDFTYLRLTDAGLVRKPAIDVEPADTADLAKGLIRVLDDQGQALGPWAEGVPVEILRKGMRAMLKTRIFDNRMVVAQRQKKMSFYMQSLGEEAIGSAQALALNIDDMCFPTYRQQSILMAREVPLVDLICQLLSNERDPLKGRQLPIMYSVKDAGFFTISGNLATQFVQGVGWGMASAIKGDTKIASAWIGDGATAESDFHTALTFAHVYRAPVILNVVNNQWAISTFQAIAGGEATTFAGRGVGCGIASLRVDGNDFIAVYAASAWAAERARRNLGPTLIEWVTYRAGPHSTSDDPSKYRPADDWSHFPLGDPIARLKQHLIKSGQWSEEEHAAVSAELEAEVVKAQKEAEQYGTLAGGQIPSAATMFEDVYKEMPEHLKRQRQELGI
- the bkdR gene encoding Bkd operon transcriptional regulator BkdR; the protein is MRKLDRTDIGILNALQENARITNADLARSVNLSPTPCFNRVKAMEELGLIRDQVTLLDADLLGLHVNVFIHVSLEKQNELALQQFEGAISDRPEVMECYLMAGDPDYLIRVLVPTIQSLERFMMDFLTKVPGVANIRSSFALKQVRYKTALPLPANGISLGA
- a CDS encoding MBL fold metallo-hydrolase, which gives rise to MPALIQDFLDEASSTYTYVVYEADGGPCAIVDSVLNYDPASGRTDTAQADKVIAFVQEHRLQVQWLLETHAHADHLSAAPYLRRTLGGKIAIGQSISKVQDVFKHLFNLEPEFRVDGSQFDHLFAPDEIFHIGNLQAQALHVPGHTPADMAYLIDGRLILVGDTLFMPDVGTARCDFPGGDARQLYASMRKLLAFPTETRLYVCHDYPPEGREAKCLTTVAQQRAGNIHVHDGVDEAAFVQMRTKRDAGLGMPTLLLPAIQVNVRAGNMPPAEGNGVTYLKIPLNQL
- a CDS encoding metalloregulator ArsR/SmtB family transcription factor; this translates as MESTLSEGEVAQLRASASKACSLLKALANEDRLLILCQLTQGERNVGELETMTGVRQPTLSQQLGILRDEGLVATRREGKYIFYGLASHEVIQVMKTLSGLYCGAVIKSWA